The following proteins come from a genomic window of Pichia kudriavzevii chromosome 1, complete sequence:
- a CDS encoding uncharacterized protein (PKUD0A10840; similar to Saccharomyces cerevisiae YAL023C (PMT2) and YOR321W (PMT3); ancestral locus Anc_7.76), protein MARTKKASTSLSDDEDTSLNITESQMKQRLVDLARKDSKEKVKMPEEFAPSKSYTDLLRIESVIAPILFTALSFFVRMYKIGINNHVVWDEAHFGKFGSYYLRHSFYHDVHPPLGKMLCGLSGYIAGYNGSWDFPSGQEYPEYIDYVKMRLFNATFGSLMVPIAYFTMKQIGYNRKVTWLFTLMVCLETTYTTLARFILLDSMLLFFTTTTVLCFYVFHNLNRDESKVFTRKWFKWLLLTGISIGCVDSVKMVGLFVTSLVGIYTIVDLWALFGQVGKKISVKKYVFHWICRIFGLCVVPLMVFMICFKIHFDLLSGSGPGDATMSSLFQANLHNSTLTSGPRDVMTLDSLVTIKSQSLSGGLLHSHVQTFPEGSNQQQVTTYSHKDTNNDWTFELIRDDPRNSFKEPHYVVDGMKVRIVHKSTGRNLHTHEIPAPVTKGVWEVSGYGDANVGDDKDNWIVEVANQMGKEDKNKLHPLTTSFRLKNQVLGCYLGVTDNQLPAWGFRQGEVVCWPNPFKRDKRTWWNIEDHINPNLPNPPEDFKLPKTNFFKDFVQLNIAMMATNNALVPDYEKQDDLASDWWQWPTLNVGIRLCGWSDENYKYFLIGSPATTWTSTLCLFVFIFVVLGYLLRWQRQVDDFGIQNVETISEVLEDKNSALYKLIYGGIYPFLGWFLHYLPFIVMGRVKYVHHYMPALYFAMMVMCYVVDLVDTKVNKTAFTFVWYGSLYALVIGVFIFMSPISFGMWGPNQDWAYLNLLKTWRIADPVN, encoded by the coding sequence ATGGCACGTACGAAGAAAGCTTCTACTTCATTGagtgatgatgaggatACTTCCCTCAACATCACAGAATCCCAGATGAAGCAAAGATTAGTCGACCTTGCAAGAAAGGATTCTAAGGAGAAGGTGAAAATGCCCGAGGAATTTGCACCATCCAAATCATACACAGATTTATTGAGGATTGAAAGTGTGATAGCACCCATTCTGTTTACTGcactttctttttttgtgCGTATGTACAAGATTGGCATCAACAATCACGTTGTATGGGATGAAGCTCACTTTGGTAAATTTGGTTCTTATTATTTGAGACATTCTTTTTATCATGATGTGCATCCACCACTAGGAAAAATGCTATGTGGGTTGTCTGGATACATAGCAGGATATAATGGTTCTTGGGATTTCCCTTCTGGGCAAGAATACCCGGAGTATATTGATTATGTAAAGATGAGACTGTTTAATGCAACTTTTGGTTCCTTGATGGTTCCTATTGCATATTTCACCATGAAACAAATTGGCTACAACAGAAAGGTCACCTGGTTATTTACTTTGATGGTATGTTTAGAAACTACGTATACCACTTTGGCAAGATTTATTTTATTAGACTCCATGCTCTTGTTCTTCACCACTACTACGGTGTTGTGTTTTTATGTGTTCCATAACCTCAATAGAGACgaatcaaaagtttttacCAGAAAGTGGTTTAAATGGCTTCTTTTGACCGGTATTAGTATTGGTTGTGTTGACTCGGTGAAAATGGTGGGTTTGTTTGTTACCTCATTAGTTGGAATTTACACTATTGTCGATTTATGGGCATTGTTTGGTCAAGTCggtaaaaaaatatcagtGAAGAAGTATGTATTCCACTGGATTTGTAGAATTTTTGGCTTATGTGTTGTTCCACTAATGGTTTTTATGATTTGCTTCAAAATCCATTTCGATTTGCTTTCCGGATCTGGACCTGGAGATGCAACAATGTCCTCTCTTTTCCAAGCTAATTTACACAATTCTACATTGACGTCTGGTCCTAGAGATGTGATGACCCTCGATTCTCTTGTTACTATTAAATCCCAATCCTTAAGTGGTGGTTTACTACATTCCCATGTCCAAACATTCCCGGAAGGCTCGaatcaacaacaagttACCACTTATTCTCACAAGGATACAAATAACGATTGGACTTTTGAGTTAATCCGTGATGACCCTCGGAATAGCTTTAAGGAACCTCATtatgttgttgatggtaTGAAGGTCAGAATTGTTCATAAGTCAACTGGTAGAAATTTACATACCCATGAAATTCCCGCACCTGTTACTAAAGGCGTTTGGGAAGTTTCTGGTTATGGTGATGCTAATGTAGGTGACGATAAGGATAATTGGATTGTTGAAGTTGCAAATCAAATGGGTAAGGAagacaaaaacaaattgcACCCGCTCACTACTTCGTTCAGATTAAAGAACCAAGTTTTAGGATGCTATTTAGGTGTTACTGATAACCAATTGCCAGCATGGGGTTTTAGACAAGGTGAAGTCGTTTGCTGGCCAAATCCTTTCAAGAGGGATAAGAGAACTTGGTGGAATATTGAAGACCATATTAATCCTAATCTGCCAAACCCTCCAGAAGATTTTAAGTtaccaaaaacaaatttctTTAAAGATTTTGTCCAACTTAATATTGCCATGATGGCGACTAACAATGCTCTTGTCCCAGATTATGAGAAACAGGATGACTTGGCATCAGATTGGTGGCAATGGCCTACTTTGAACGTTGGTATTAGACTTTGTGGTTGGAGTGATGAAAATTATAagtattttttgattggaTCACCAGCAACTACATGGACCTCCACcctttgtttgtttgtctTTATCTTTGTTGTTTTAGGATACCTATTAAGATGGCAAAGACAGGTTGACGATTTTGGTATTCAGAATGTCGAAACAATTTCCGAAGTTCTAGAAGACAAGAATTCTGCACTTTACAAATTAATATACGGTGGTATTTACCCTTTCTTAGGTTGGTTCCTTCATTACTTACCTTTTATTGTGATGGGACGTGTCAAGTATGTTCATCATTATATGCCAGCACTTTATTTTGCAATGATGGTCATGTGTTATGTCGttgatttggttgataCCAAGGTTAACAAAACCGCCTTCACATTTGTTTGGTACGGTTCTCTTTATGCATTGGTGATTGGGGTTTTCATATTTATGAGCCCAATCTCTTTTGGTATGTGGGGTCCGAATCAAGACTGGGCATACctcaatttattgaagacTTGGAGAATTGCTGATCCAGTCAACTGA
- a CDS encoding uncharacterized protein (PKUD0A10850; similar to Saccharomyces cerevisiae YDR470C (UGO1); ancestral locus Anc_5.595), whose translation MNTQSYLDGSLRPYVSRSDFDLHYPIAYQPEIGIIDTATSQSISQSLPIVQSKIGNTSINSATSRIGIHAFGSKSSALLSKDSSAYGKSVGDLEWSEFFDFNNLKAVLIALSRRFVQGWMKCLVSQPFDVVRILLQVGSFKKNDGASMRPIKARDSALIDDQEEEEEEDPRGLNYSDSDYEDRNTYFDEPNIDSMRDSKIERTSRKASRKPSGLSKEKANLNLSRVNILLEPESLNTFDMLSALLVKEGPRGALKAVNTTFLMRTLQYTIESWISGFISGLIGIPDPLYVDMVHSPNANWSLILSLVSNICSGLLLTQLRLIRAKFIITTSSRGCRSFREIICNIPKLYIFSIPKALLLPSLVTHFIKSFTLNYPEYFLTSMKINKYNNPYVYNMSSVILKIIGLFVRLPFETLYARAQVNYLLTNREELPEIMRVEREDMCIEFGGYYGYLSTLYYIVMGSRPLTYEGQSLEVSVEKDEENKGFKAIFRGWKVGLLRLVSSYCLKLLKDERFSINEEKF comes from the coding sequence ATGAACACTCAGAGTTATCTTGACGGGTCACTTCGCCCCTATGTCTCTAGATCCGATTTCGACCTGCATTATCCAATCGCCTATCAGCCTGAAATTGGAATTATTGATACCGCCACATCACAAAGTATATCACAATCTCTGCCTATtgttcaatcaaaaattggCAACACGAGCATAAATAGTGCAACTTCTAGAATCGGAATACATGCTTTTGGCTCTAAGTCTTCAGCGTTATTATCTAAAGACTCTTCAGCTTATGGGAAATCAGTAGGTGATTTAGAGTGGtctgaattttttgatttcaacaatttgaaaGCAGTGTTAATAGCTTTGTCTAGAAGGTTTGTACAAGGGTGGATGAAGTGCCTAGTAAGTCAACCATTTGATGTTGTTCGcattcttcttcaagtaGGCTCCTTCAAGAAGAATGACGGTGCGTCCATGAGGCCAATAAAAGCTAGGGATAGTGCTCTCATTGACgatcaagaagaagaagaagaagaagatccAAGAGGATTAAACTATTCTGATAGTGATTATGAAGATCGTAACACTTATTTTGATGAACCTAATATTGACTCCATGAGAGACAgtaaaattgaaagaacGAGCAGGAAAGCCAGTAGGAAGCCTAGTGGTTTATCGAAAGAAAAAGCCAACCTGAATCTTAGCAGAGTAAACATACTTCTTGAGCCAGAATCTTTAAATACATTTGATATGCTCAGTGCCCTACTAGTCAAAGAAGGACCAAGAGGTGCTTTGAAAGCAGTTAATACGACGTTTTTAATGCGTACGCTACAGTACACTATTGAGTCATGGATAAGCGGATTTATATCTGGTTTGATTGGGATTCCAGACCCACTCTATGTTGATATGGTTCACTCCCCAAATGCTAATTGGAGcttgattttgagtttaGTAAGTAATATATGTTCGGGATTATTGCTAACTCAATTGAGGTTGATTCGTGCAAAATTCATTATCACCACGAGCTCAAGAGGTTGTCGTTCATTTAGAGAGATTATTTGCAATATTCCAAAGCTTTATATCTTTAGCATCCCAAAAGCTTTATTACTTCCATCATTGGTAACTCATTTTATTAAGTCTTTCACACTGAATTATCCAGAATATTTCTTAACTTCtatgaaaatcaacaaatataATAACCCTTATGTTTACAATATGTCTTCGGtaattttaaaaataaTAGGCCTCTTTGTGAGGTTAccttttgaaactttaTATGCAAGGGCTCAGGTGAACTACCTTTTGACAAACAGAGAGGAGCTCCCTGAAATAATGCGTGTTGAGAGAGAAGACATGTGTATTGAGTTTGGCGGTTATTATGGTTACCTTTCTACCTTGTATTATATTGTGATGGGTTCAAGACCCCTGACTTATGAGGGACAATCCCTTGAAGTCTCAGTagaaaaagatgaagaaaacaaggGTTTTAAGGCCATTTTTAGAGGATGGAAAGTGGGACTACTTAGACTAGTTTCTTCTTATTGCTTAAAGCTTCTGAAAGATGAGAGATTTAGCATCAATGAAGAGAAATTCTAG
- a CDS encoding uncharacterized protein (PKUD0A10860; similar to Saccharomyces cerevisiae YDR469W (SDC1); ancestral locus Anc_5.594) produces MSESPSKNSEQSSSTSKHGLVDSVVDQTTKRVKIESSVQPEPNSSLSPVPEALTSSSRSEVLAQMGQLNRSESRSSLDSTRDEAAESSNKHVAVESSNNTQRIPKTEMIKQSGKKVEDIIDGSDLRKFINRSLTPYLVEGLDNIVQLWESGELEVTSSEDAKKVVLKFAEILQNLAEK; encoded by the coding sequence ATGAGTGAGTCGCCTAGTAAGAACTCCGAACAATCCTCTTCTACCTCAAAACATGGACTCGTGGACTCGGTAGTTGATCAAACAACAAAGCGTGTGAAAATTGAATCATCAGTGCAACCAGAGCCAAATAGTTCTCTTTCACCAGTTCCTGAAGCTCTCACCTCATCGTCAAGGTCAGAAGTTCTGGCGCAAATGGGCCAGCTCAATCGTTCTGAAAGTCGAAGTTCTCTAGATAGTACAAGGGATGAAGCTGCGGAATCAAGTAACAAACATGTGGCTGTTGAATCGAGCAATAATACCCAACGAATTCCAAAGACAGAAATGATCAAGCAGTCGGGAAAGAAGGTCGAGGATATTATTGATGGTTCTGATTTGCGTAAGTTTATAAACAGATCGCTAACGCCGTATTTGGTGGAGGGATTGGACAATATTGTCCAACTATGGGAATCCGGTGAACTCGAAGTTACGAGCTCTGAAGACGCTAAGAAAGTAGTTTTGAAGTTTGCAGAAATTCTACAGAATTTGGCTGAGAAGTAG
- a CDS encoding uncharacterized protein (PKUD0A10870), translating into MSGDTIPNTELQLRENIHVLQGLQPEMQDLKNTVAEYIENVQNAILKRRADYQRTLSHLKSTETKLKSEIKMNKSLRDQLIQDLSNEMRRRDELSVKYEEMRVQQENLELQELQYSKQLADVENKIAVKLREVNEQRNKAKNQTTLVNDKLFQFEQLLGLSIENCLTENTNSGDEGEDANTETEQIKFTFRNVDPNDFSREVFFVFDPLKAEIVFSNPELQPEVLKKGTQIFTETKEIGFMWKFMRFSLQEKLVSG; encoded by the coding sequence ATGTCTGGCGACACGATCCCCAACACAGAGCTGCAACTCAGAGAAAATATCCATGTCTTGCAGGGATTACAGCCTGAAATGCAAGACTTGAAGAACACAGTTGCAGAGTACATCGAAAACGTCCAAAATGCGATTTTAAAGCGCAGAGCAGATTACCAAAGAACTCTATCACATTTGAAATCCACCGAGACTAAACTGAAATctgaaatcaaaatgaaCAAGAGTTTACGAGATCAACTAATCCAAGACTTATCGAACGAAATGAGAAGAAGAGATGAATTGTCAGTCAAGTACGAAGAAATGAGGGTTCAGCAAGAAAATCTAGAACTGCAAGAGTTGCAGTACTCGAAACAATTGGCtgatgttgaaaacaaaatagcAGTCAAGCTGCGAGAGGTTAATGAACAAAGGAATAAAGcgaaaaatcaaactaCATTGGTCAATGATAAGCTGTTCCAATTTGAGCAACTGCTTGGACTTTCGATAGAGAACTGTCTAAcagaaaatacaaacagTGGGGATGAAGGTGAGGACGCAAATACTGAGACGGAACAGATTAAGTTCACATTCAGAAATGTTGATCCTAATGACTTCTCCAGggaagttttttttgttttcgaTCCTCTGAAGGCTGAAATTGTCTTCTCCAACCCTGAACTTCAACCagaagttttgaagaagggCACGCAGATATTCACAGAAACTAAAGAAATAGGATTCATGTGGAAGTTTATGAGATTCTCTCTTCAAGAAAAGCTTGTTTCGGGATAG
- a CDS encoding uncharacterized protein (PKUD0A10880; similar to Saccharomyces cerevisiae YDR402C (DIT2); ancestral locus Anc_5.493) — protein MFEISEFYKDAVNIILYYVLILFKELVIIYLLATTIDFWVCPSPIGKMPLVHKPIPLINGLDFMIPKAIDWQDSPALKFWHMASTYGDVYQMKIGTKLVVVANSADSIQKLWCEKNVKGNNSRPITYSFHKILSKGIYTIGTTPMGETYKKARKHVSEKVLSEKRNKDFNYVIMDRACDEMIERIKDKQGRNTNYDKIIISSDFLKEAQYFHLQVALWLTYGYEFNPDDIAHRYLGDQIIECENKITKVRSHVQNAQDYLPSFLKFVIAQFSKRNLEIQKLYSIRQKYLKEFHDYVVGFHRKINDEEYVEDSSTLKKNKAKKLEHVKTSLLYKFLEKDHADIGSIEINSECLTMISAGLDNTPLNFKFGLHMLVNYHPDFWEEAYNDILQHYDDDSKRAYKECSIEMKSEYVKAIVEETLRHFSVLPMSLPREATCDLVYRESIIPKGTILFLNCYAGNHDSRRFPKPNKFAPSRWLKPTTDHDGKTNKVIDKSLKHFAFGVGSRKCLGGNFATRELYILFAKMILTYKPAPQLAKDIPPDISLALNMFPESLAIETYPFEIQLEERTMNLSGVNVISPPSN, from the coding sequence atgtttgaaatttctgaGTTCTACAAAGACGCCGTAAACATCATTCTGTACTATGTATTAATACTTTTTAAAGAACTTGTGATTATATATTTGCTAGCTACAACTATTGATTTTTGGGTATGTCCAAGTccaattggaaaaatgCCTTTGGTTCACAAACCTATACCATTGATCAATGGCTTAGATTTCATGATTCCTAAAGCAATAGATTGGCAAGATTCCCCTGCATTAAAGTTCTGGCATATGGCAAGCACGTATGGAGATGTataccaaatgaaaataggCACGAAATTGGTAGTGGTTGCAAACTCGGCAGATTCCATTCAGAAGTTATGGTGTGAGAAAAACGTAAAGGGTAACAATTCAAGGCCCATTACGTACAGCTTCCATAAAATCTTATCAAAAGGGATATATACCATTGGCACCACACCAATGGGAGAGACGTATAAAAAAGCTAGAAAACATGTAAGTGAAAAAGTGTTGTCcgagaaaagaaacaaggaTTTCAACTATGTGATTATGGATAGAGCATGCGATGAAATgattgaaagaatcaaagACAAACAAGGGAGGAATACAAATTAtgataaaatcatcatcagcaGTGACTTCCTAAAAGAAgctcaatattttcatttacAAGTAGCACTTTGGTTAACGTATGGGTATGAATTCAATCCCGATGATATTGCTCATAGATATTTAGGAGATCAGATAATTGAATGTGAAAATAAGATTACAAAAGTTAGGTCGCATGTTCAAAATGCACAAGACTACCTTCCGTCTTTTCTAAAATTTGTGATCGCACagttttcaaagagaaacttagaaattcaaaagttaTATTCAATCAGACAAAAGtacttgaaagaatttCATGACTACGTTGTTGGATTTCATAGGAAAATCAATGATGAGGAATACGTAGAGGACAGttcaactttaaaaaaaaacaaggcaaaaaaacttgaacaTGTGAAAACCTCGTTGCTGTATaagtttcttgaaaaagacCATGCTGATATTGGTTCCATAGAAATTAATTCGGAATGCTTGACAATGATAAGCGCTGGCCTAGATAACACCCCTctaaatttcaaatttggtttgCATATGTTAGTCAACTACCATCCCGACTTTTGGGAAGAAGCGTATAATGacattcttcaacattatgatgatgattcGAAAAGAGCATACAAGGAATGCTCTattgaaatgaaaagtGAGTATGTCAAAGCCATAGTAGAGGAAACATTGAGACATTTCTCGGTCTTACCAATGTCTTTGCCCAGGGAAGCCACATGTGATCTAGTATACCGAGAATCGATAATACCAAAGGGGACGATTTTGTTTCTGAATTGCTATGCTGGAAATCATGATTCCCGAAGATTtccaaaaccaaataagTTTGCACCGTCAAGGTGGCTAAAACCAACAACGGATCATGATGGTAAAACGAACAAAGTAATTGACAAATCCCTAAAACACTTTGCCTTTGGTGTTGGAAGCAGGAAATGTTTAGGTGGTAACTTTGCAACCCGGgaattgtatattttgttTGCCAAAATGATTTTAACATACAAACCCGCTCCACAACTTGCAAAGGACATCCCACCAGATATCTCCCTAGCACTGAACATGTTCCCGGAATCCCTAGCTATTGAGACCTACccttttgaaattcaactTGAAGAGAGAACCATGAATTTGTCAGGTGTTAACGTCATTTCTCCACCTTCTAACTGA
- a CDS encoding uncharacterized protein (PKUD0A10890; similar to Saccharomyces cerevisiae YHR175W (CTR2); ancestral locus Anc_5.61): protein MEPLNLETAQSVFLDTATIVTSSLSETSLAPQVTAKRSRPCHKGMKHAMNHDMSHSSHTMKTNMEHDMPGMKMCKMSMTLNSDYENLCILSDKLIITTKTELLLAMVGICLFTLGYEYFKVFVDRMQKRYSHFLESNNVTEGELKKYRLKHSLLYGIGVGYSFLIMLLFMTFNTWVMLSVCVGAAIGHYIVPRKASTLSLNCH, encoded by the coding sequence ATGGAACCCTTAAATCTCGAAACCGCACAATCCGTTTTCTTAGACACTGCCACCATTGTCACTTCTTCTCTATCGGAAACATCATTGGCACCTCAAGTAACAGCCAAGCGCTCGAGACCTTGTCATAAAGGAATGAAGCATGCAATGAACCACGACATGAGCCATAGCTCACATACTATGAAGACGAATATGGAACATGATATGCCTGGGATGAAGATGTGTAAAATGTCGATGACTTTAAACAGTGACTACGAGAATCTATGTATATTGTCCGACAAGTTGATCATCACCACAAAAACAGAGTTACTGTTAGCAATGGTTGGAATATGTCTCTTTACACTTGGTTACGAGTACTTTAAGGTTTTCGTTGATAGAATGCAAAAAAGGTACTCTCATTTTCTAGAGTCGAATAATGTAACGGAAGGTGAATTAAAAAAGTACAGGTTAAAGCACTCTTTACTCTACGGCATCGGTGTAGGTTATTCCTTCTTAATTATGTTATTATTTATGACGTTCAATACCTGGGTCATGCTCTCTGTTTGTGTTGGTGCTGCAATTGGTCATTATATTGTACCACGCAAAGCCTCTACACTTTCATTAAATTGTCACTGA
- a CDS encoding uncharacterized protein (PKUD0A10900; similar to Saccharomyces cerevisiae YBR229C (ROT2); ancestral locus Anc_6.126), with product MTNISTFLVFLLVWVYPAFSVKEYLFKKCEQNGFCHRNRHFATTISAFLPNYEPRYSIDRSSLTIDESNGVFQGKVLKQLNDGSYKELAFDISVIQDYNLRFKLDELYREKLVENTKVNPKRYAEASKWAFSNNAIQKSFKHQSFNDEIVLQYGNEMEYKAIVQVYPFRISLYYFEVLQIVMNDRDFLNLEHYRKKESDEKINVLPEESTYNAFFDQFKDSRDDTLPLGPESVALDFTFVNYTTVYGIPEHADSLSLKDTSDTEPYRLYNVDIFEYETQSKLPMYGSIPFMVAVNPGTSAAIFWVNSADTYIDIKKNVHNEEDQDDKLIVPNSKASNVQTHWMSENGIIDVVLMVKTTPGAISQAYHEITGFSKLPNIFSLGYHQCRWNYNDESDVLNVHYNFDKHEIPYDAIWLDIEYTDSKKYFTWNKGLFPDPDRMMGKLAETRRQLVVIVDPHIKTHYDISDEIQTTKIGIMDHNLEQTYHGHCWPGESVWIDSTNPNAQTFWSEQFKNGSELLGLSTNGHLWNDMNEPSIFNGPETSAPKNLIHYDNFEHRSIHNLYGLTFHELTYQALIDRNPNQRPFILTRAFFPGSQRTAAMWTGDNMAEWKYLKESIPMVLTMNVAGFPFAGADVGGFFGNPSKELLVRWYQAGIWYPFFRAHAHIDSRRREPWVAGGEYTDTIRDAVRLRYRLLPEWYTLFWKNSITGDPIIKPLSWVVPSDEKGYHIDNEFYMGGLLVRPVVEEDANQVGVYFPCDNETYYNFLDLSEKHTSCQYKNIDTPFDAIPMFLRGGSVLAMKERYRRSAQLMKFDPYTLYVTIGSDGSSNGEIYTDDGETFNYEFGDFLHVKIAAHKDNRTINGRVIHVGEGPYIEALKRNQVKINKIVLLGYDEHSGHVDVIQNGKRWTADVIEDDARSFLTIRNPGVVITADWEVSY from the coding sequence ATGACCAACATTTCAACGTTCCTTGTGTTCTTACTAGTATGGGTCTATCCAGCTTTTTCAGTGAAGGAATACCTATTCAAAAAATGCGAACAGAATGGGTTTTGTCACAGAAATAGACATTTTGCAACTACAATATCCGCATTTCTACCCAATTATGAGCCAAGATATTCTATTGACAGGTCATCCTTGACAATTGATGAATCCAATGGTGTGTTTCAGGGGAAGGTTTTAAAACAACTGAATGATGGCTCGTATAAAGAGCTGGCTTTTGATATATCGGTTATTCAAGATTATAATCTAAGGTTTAAATTGGATGAACTGTATCGGGAAAAATTGGTCGAAAACACAAAGGTTAACCCTAAAAGATACGCTGAAGCTTCAAAATGGGCATTCTCTAATAACGCAATCCAGAAATCTTTTAAGCACCAAAGcttcaatgatgaaatcgtCCTACAATATGGTAATGAAATGGAATATAAAGCCATTGTTCAGGTATATCCATTTAGGATCAGCttatattattttgaagTATTGCAAATAGTTATGAATGATAGGGATTTTCTAAACTTGGAGCACTACcgaaaaaaagaaagtgacgaaaaaatcaatgttTTGCCCGAAGAATCCACATACAATGCATTTTTCGACCAGTTCAAAGACTCTAGAGATGATACGTTGCCATTAGGCCCGGAGTCAGTTGCTCTGGATTTTACTTTTGTTAACTATACAACTGTTTATGGTATCCCCGAACATGCTGATTCGCTGTCTTTAAAAGACACTAGTGATACCGAACCTTACAGGCTGTATAACGTTGATATCTTTGAGTATGAAACTCAGAGTAAGTTACCCATGTATGGCTCGATACCATTCATGGTAGCAGTCAATCCGGGTACCTCTGCTGCTATATTTTGGGTTAATTCTGCAGATACCTACATTGATATTAAGAAAAATGTTcacaatgaagaagatcaaGATGATAAGTTAATTGTCCCAAACAGTAAAGCCAGTAATGTCCAAACACATTGGATGTCTGAAAATGGTATTATTGACGTCGTTTTAATGGTTAAAACAACTCCTGGAGCAATTTCCCAGGCATATCATGAAATTACAGGCTTCTCCAAACttccaaatattttttcactgGGATATCATCAATGTCGATGGAATTACAACGATGAGTCGGATGTTTTGAATGTTCATTACAACTTTGACAAGCACGAAATTCCATATGATGCCATTTGGCTTGATATTGAATATACTGATAGtaaaaaatatttcactTGGAATAAAGGCTTATTCCCGGATCCCGATAGAATGATGGGTAAACTTGCAGAAACTAGGCGTCAATTGGTTGTTATCGTAGACCCACATATAAAGACGCATTATGATATCTCGGATGAAATCCAAACTACAAAGATTGGTATTATGGATCATAATCTGGAACAAACATATCATGGGCATTGTTGGCCTGGTGAGTCTGTATGGATCGATTCTACGAATCCAAATGCACAGACATTTTGGTCCGAACAGTTTAAGAACGGATCAGAACTGTTAGGACTGTCCACCAATGGACACCTTTGGAATGATATGAACGAACCATCGATATTTAATGGCCCTGAAACTAGTGCTCCAAAAAATCTGATTCACTATGACAACTTTGAGCACAGATCTATACACAATCTCTATGGCTTGACATTTCATGAACTTACATATCAGGCATTAATCGATAGAAATCCAAATCAGAGACCATTTATTTTGACGAGAGCATTCTTCCCTGGTTCTCAGAGAACTGCTGCTATGTGGACAGGAGATAACATGGCCGAATGGAAGTACCTAAAAGAGTCTATACCTATGGTTCTAACAATGAATGTTGCTGGTTTCCCTTTTGCCGGCGCAGACGTTGGTGGGTTTTTTGGTAATCCTTCTAAAGAACTACTTGTGAGATGGTACCAAGCTGGCATTTGGTATCCTTTCTTCAGGGCACATGCACATATTGATTCCAGACGTCGTGAGCCATGGGTTGCCGGAGGGGAGTATACTGACACCATTCGGGATGCAGTGCGATTGAGATATAGATTACTACCAGAATGGTATACTTTATTTTGGAAGAATAGTATTACAGGTGATCCGATTATAAAGCCATTATCTTGGGTCGTCCCGTCGGATGAAAAGGGGTATCATATAGACAACGAATTTTATATGGGTGGATTGCTAGTTCGGCCTGTGGTAGAAGAAGATGCGAACCAAGTTGGAGTATATTTTCCATGTGATAATGAAACGTATTACAATTTCCTGGATTTATCAGAAAAGCATACCTCTTGTCAGTATAAAAACATAGACACCCCTTTTGACGCAATACCAATGTTCTTGCGAGGCGGAAGTGTATTGGCCATGAAAGAGAGATATAGGAGATCTGCCCAACTAATGAAGTTTGATCCATATACTCTCTATGTAACAATTGGTTCCGACGGTAGTTCAAATGGTGAGATATATACCGACGATGGTGAAACTTTCAATTACGAATTCGGTGATTTCCTCCATGTGAAAATAGCAGCACATAAAGATAACAGAACAATCAATGGTAGAGTAATACACGTTGGTGAAGGACCTTATATCGAGGCTTTGAAGAGGAACCAGGTGAAGATTAATAAAATCGTCCTTCTTGGTTACGATGAGCATAGTGGCCATGTTGACGTCATCCAAAATGGGAAGAGATGGACCGCTGACGTTATAGAGGACGATGCTAGAAGTTTCTTGACAATTAGGAATCCGGGGGTGGTGATCACTGCCGATTGGGAAGTATCTTATTAG